GCACACCGACGAGGTCAAGGCGCAGGGGCTCGCGTTCATGACGAAGCAGGCCAAGGCCGCCGAACGCTACGTCATGTACCGCCGCGAGCTGGGCAAGCGCGAGGACGAGAAGGGCCGGGTACAGCCGGAGGAGGTGCGGGAGTTCGACTTCGAGCCCGAAGCCCACCAGGCCGAGAACGGTTCGCAGGGGCTGGACTTCGAGTCCTCGCCTCCGTCCGGCCGTCGCCCGGAGCCGGCTCCGGGCGTATCGCCGTTTCGCGCCGAGCGCCCCGCCCGGCGGGCCCGGATGAGTTCGGACGAGATGGACGACGAGGACGACGCCTTCATGAACAACCGCTGGCGAGGCTGACGCGGCGGCGAGGAACCGGGCCGCGCTGCCCGGTTCCTCGGAGGCGGGTGGGCACTGTCCTTTGTGGATACTGGGTACCGGGGATCGCCCGCGGTGACCGCCGTCACGAAAGACCGGGGAACCGGCCACCCCCGCGCTTCGACTCCTGGGAAGGCGGAATCTGCGGGAGGAGCGCCTATGTCACTGCCGACTTCAGAGCCGGCTGCCTCGAATCTCACCCCGGACCCGGAGCCACCCCGCGCGAACTGGGCGGCGATCCGGCCATTACTGCTGCGGCTGCACTTCTACGCCGGCGTGTTCGTCGGGCCGTTCCTGCTGATCGCGGCGGTGACCGGGCTCGCCTACATCTGGACTCCGCAGGTGGAGCAGGCGGTCTACGCCCGCGAGCTGCACGTGCCGGCGGCCGCCAGTGCGATACCGCTCGACCGGCAGATCGCGATCGCGCGCGCCGAGGTGCCGGACGGCAAGCTGGCCCGGGTACGCCCGGCGCCGTCCGCGACCGACACGACACAGGTCGTCTTCGATCGGCCGGCGCTCGAGCCGAGTTACCACTACACGGTGTTCGTCGATCCCCACACCGGCGAGGTGCGGGGTGCGCTGGAGACCTACGGATCCGGCCAGGCACTGCCGATCCGCGGGTGGATCGACACCCTGCATCGCAACCTCCAACTGGGCGATTTCGGCCGCCTGTATAGCGAATTGGCGGCGAGCTGGCTGTGGGTGGTGGTGCTCGCGGGGCTCGCGTTGTGGTTCGGCAGGCGCCGGTCGGTCCGGCGTGCGCGCGGGCGGCGGCGGTTGCTGTCCTGGCACGGTACCGCCGGGCTGTGGACCGCGGCCGCGCTGCTGTTCCTGTCCGCCACCGGGCTCACCTGGTCGCTGCACGCGGGGGCGAACATCACCGACCTGCGGTCCGCGTGGGACTGGACCACTCCGTCGGTGACCGCGAGCGCGCCGGCTACTCCGGGCGACGTCGGGTGGCAGTCGGTGCGGGAGGCCACGGTGCGCGCGGGGCTGGCGGACCCGGTGCAGATCACTCCGCCGGCCAAGCCCGGCGACAACTACGTCGTGGCGCAGGTCGGGCGGAGCTGGCCGGAGAAACAGGACTCGATGACCGTCGACCCGGGCACCGGGCAGGTCGCCGGGACGCTGCGATTCGCCGATTATCCGCTCGCCGCGAAGCTGAGCCGTTGGGGCATCGACGCGCATATGGGTCTGTTGTTCGGAGTGGCCAACCAGATCGTGCTCACCGTGGTCGGGGTGGCGCTGATCTGCCTGGTGGTCTGGGGATACCGGATGTGGTGGCTGCGCAGGCCTGTCCGGGACGCTGCGGGGTTGCCCCGCCCACCGGCGCGCGGGGCCTGGCGGCGGATCCCCGGCCGGGTGCTCGCGCCGGTGCTGCTCGGGATGGCGGTGCTCGGGTGGTTCCTGCCGGTGTTCGGGGTTTCGCTGCTCGCCTTCCTCGCCGTGGACGTGCTGCTGGGCCTGCGCCGGGAGGTGACCCGGTGATCACGGACTCCGGATTACGCTGGATCCTCACGCTCGTTTTCGCCATGGCTGCGGCATTCTGCCTGTATCGCTGCGTGCGCCGGGCACAGTTCACCGGCTCGGTTTCGGAAGTACTGCACACGCTGATGTGTGCGGGCATGGTCAGCATGGCGTGGCCGGCGACGATGAGTTTCGCGCGGCTGCCGCAGATCATTCTCTTCGCCGCGGCGGCGGTGTGGTTCGCGGTGACGGCCCGTGGGCACGGCTGGTTCGCCTGGACGCATCACACGCTGATGATGGCCGGCATGGCGTGGATGGTCTTCGCGATGCCATCGGCGATGGCGGGGATGACCATGACGATGACCGGCGGTGAGCACGCCGCGATGGGCCACGCCGGTATGGACCACGCCGGAATGACCATGAACCGGCCGACGCATGTGGTGATCGTCGCGGTCGTGCTGACGGTGTTCTTCGTGGTGGCCGGGCTGGTCTGGCTGTCTCGCGCGATCGATGCGGCCCGGGGTGAGCGGCGGCCCGGCCAGCGCACGACGGGGCTCGCGATGGAAGGCGTGATGAGCCTCGGGATGGGCGTGATGACGCTCGCGATGATCTGACCGCGCGGCGCCGGGTCAAGCGGCCCGGCGCCGTCCGGTGGGCCGTTGCGCCGTACGCCCGCGCTTTCCCTGCGGACGGACCAGCCCGAGTGCACCTCGTTGCTGCACCGAGGTTTCCTCGCCGGTGTCCACCGCGTCGGTGAGATCCGGACCCGGCTGGTGTTGCGCGCGATGCTGGCGGTGCACGGCGAACAGCAGCATCAGCCCGAGCACCAGGAAGGTGTGGGACAGCACCCTCGCGGCGGTGACGCGATCACCGATCAGGTCGCCGGTCGTGAGCACGCCCAGTACGACCACGAACCCGGTGATCATCGGTAACAGCCCGGAGGCGGCACGCGTGCGCAGCGCCGCCCACAGCAGGCCGACGCCGACCGCCAGGTTCCACGCCGCGCTCTCGTTGAGCAGGTGCCCTTCCATGACCCCGCCGTGCGCGTCGTGCATGCCGGTGTCCATACCCAGCAGTTGCGCGAAGGCCAGCCCGCACTGCACCAGCCCGACCAGCGCGAGCGCGACCCGCAGCCCCCACTTCTCCCGCGGCGGGGGCGGGGTCTCCGCCATGATCCGCGCGGTCAGATCGGGGACCGCGGGTGCGGCGCGCACCAGCATCGACCGGCGGAGCGAGGCGCTGCGCTCGTACCAGCTCCGGCACGCGGCGCAGGTTTCGAGGTGCGCGTCGACCTCGTCCTCGGGCACCGGCCCGGCCTCGCCGTCCAGCCGTGCCGAAAGGGCTTCACGGAAGATTTCACAGCTCACGTTCTCCATAGTCGCCGGTACCCCGGCGCGAGTTCCCGGTGTCCGGGAACTTTCTCGCCGCGCGCCCGGGAACTGCCGGTGATCCGCCATGTACTAGCGTGATGCGGGTGTCCATCGGCCGTGGCAGCGACGACGAGCGGATCACCGCGCTCGCACTCGCTGGTGGCCGCGGGGATCGGGCCGCGCTGGAACGCTGGGTCCGCGAGACCCAGGCGGATGTGTGGCGGTTCCTCGCCCACCGCACCAGCCCGGCCGAGGCCGACGACCTGACCCAGGAGACGTACCTGCGGGCGTTCGGTTCGCTGCCCCGGTTCGCCGCCCGGTCCTCGTCACGGACCTGGCTGCTGTCGATCGCCCGGCGCGTGGTCGTGGACCGGATCCGCGCGCGCTCGGCGCGGCCGCGCGAATCGGCCACCGCGGACTGGCAGCACGCCGCCGAGGAGCAGTCCGCACGCAGCCGGGCGGCGGGGTTCGAGGACCTGATCGAGCTCGGCCTGCTGCTGGCCGGGCTCGACGACGACCGGCGGGAAGCGCTGGTGCTGACGCAGTTTCTCGGCCTGTCCTACGCCGAGGCCGCCGAGGTGTCCGGCTGCCCGGTCGGCACCGTCCGCTCGCGGGTCTCCCGCGCGCGCGAAGATCTGCTGCGCGCGCAGGAGGAAACCGACAGCGCGATGTGAACGGCTCAGGCCAGCACGCTGTCGAGCGCGCCTGCCTTCACGTCGTCGACGAGGACGCGGAGCTGGGCGACGCTCATCTCCACCCGCTGCCCGAAGTCATCGGTGAGCACCACGCGGCGCTCCGGCGGCGCGGATTCGGCGAGGTGCAGCTCTGGGCAGCCGCAGTCGCAGTTGCCGCAGAAAGTCGCGATGTGACGCAGGTTCTCGGGCATGGGGCGCTCCTGGTTGTTCACTGATCGATCGTCATCGCAGAAGTCGGGACATCCCGGCCCGCGGTTCCCGGCTCACCCGATCCGGTATCCCGGGTGTATAACGCCCTATACCGACCCTGGTATCGCGACCTGGTGTTTCACTGGTCGATTTGCCACGCAACCCCATCACAGCCGTGGATCAGTCGTGGCTCAGGAGTGGGGGTGGTTTTCCCTCATTTCCCCCGGCGTAGCCGGGCCTCCGGGCGCGGTCGTGACCGAGTTGGCGGTGCCTGCGCGAACGGCCGGCGAACCGCTCAGCAGGCGTGCCCGCCGACGAGGCGGGCGACCTGGTCGACCCGTTGTAGACGACGGTAGACGGCAAACCCCTGTTGATCGTGCCTGCCGTTCCGATGGTGGAGGGAACGGAACCGGTGATCGCGGCCCCCGACCGGTCGCCGGTTCCGTGATCCAACGCCAGCGGAAGGGACGGTCAGCGGTGACGGCAGACGAGCAGACGCGGCACACGGCGCTCTCGCGCCTGGTGTTGTGCGGGTGGGAGGGGACACCGATTGGTGACCCTAGCGACCCGGCGGCGCTGATCTATGTCCGCGAGCGTGGCGCCGTCTCGGACGCCGCGTGTGTCCAGTCCTACAACGACGCGGTAGCCACCCGCGAGGTTCGGGGCACCACGACGCGCGCGGGCAACGGGACGGTAGCCGACGTGGTGCACGAGGTCTTGTCGTGGTGACCCCGCGCGATGATGAGCGGATCACGGTTGAGGTCACGCAGGAAAGCTCTTCGCGGTCGGTGATCTACCGGGGGCAGCTTCCGGCGCTGATTATCGGCGACGGCACCGACGAGGTTGTGTTACTGGCCGGTCCCAAATTTCAGGATGCCTCGCTCGCGAAAGAATTTGCTATCGCGCTCGCGCACAACGCGCTGACCTTCTCCGGGGCAGGTAACCGCAGGATGCAGGATTTCCAGATCTGGCCTGGCGACGACCCGGAAACGGAATAAGGGGTGAACGTGGATATTTTCGAAGCCACCGGATTCGGTCATCATGCAGCCGGGAAGCGCGTGCAATCTGGACTGCGTTCACTAGGCAAGCCGGGTGTCGGAACCGGGGTTGTCGGATCGCGTTGACCGTTCTGGGAGATCGCGGTCAGGATGTCCGGGGCGGGCCGAGGAGCTCGATGCCGATGGCGACAACGCCGAGGGCTTCGCGCTCGGGGGGATAGATCTGGCGGATGTTCGCGAGCTGGTCCTCGCGGGTGGCCAGCGGGTTGACCGAAGCGACGGTCTCGTGGGCGAACATGTCGTCAAAGGTGGCGTAGCGGGCGATGCGCGTGACGCGGGTGAGGATTTCGTCCCCCTGGCAGCGGAACCGGATCAGCGAGCCTTCCTTGATCTTTTTGCGGCTGGAGTCGTTGACCCGGATCTCGGTGGTCTTGCGGCCGGCGGCGATGAGGTCGAAGTAGCGCTTGTAGATGCCCATTTCGTGGGCGCGCACCAGGGGCTCGGTGGGGCGTGCGGTCATGAGCCTGCCTAGTTCCTTGACGGTGAACGAGCGGAAGAAGTGCTTGGGGTCAGTGAGCAGTTCGCCGACCAGCCAGACCAGCGCGTCGACGTAGTTGTCGACGTCGGCGGGCCAGGCGGTGGTGTCGAGCATCCAGGGCTCGACATCGGCGGGCAGGACGTCCTTGCCGTGCTCGCGTAACAACGACTTGGACAGTTTCGCCCCGGTCGGGGCCAGCACCTGGGGCGTGAAGATCCTCGATGGCATCCGCGCCGGCGGCGTGTCCAGGGCGCCGAGGGCGCCGTCGACGAGCTGGCAGCCGAAAGTCCAGTCGCCGCCTTTCATCATCACGTGCAGCGTGCGCTCGTCACGGCCCAGCGCGCGTTCCTTGACCAGGTTCCGATAGAGCGTGGCCAGGTCCAGGTAAGGTTGATCGTCTTCGGGGTCAATGTGTGCCTCGTAAGGGCCGTGGTCGAAGCAAGCGGCGGTGGAGGTGGCGCCGTCCTCGTCGAGGTGGGCGAGTTTGGTGCGGTCGGCGCGTTTCTCCGCCCAGCCGCAGTCCGGGCAGGGAATCCTGATGTGGACGACGCCGTGGCTGGGCGCCATCCACCAGCGGATGTCTTCCAAGTGTTCAAGGGTGCGCAGGAACTCGGCTCGGAAGCCGGGGCCGGCTTGCTGGTCGGCGTAGGTCTCCACCGCATAGTCGGTGTCGGTGGCTTCGGACAGTGAGTCGAAGAACGCCCGGTAGTAGCGCTCGATCAGCTCGCCGACGCCGTCCTTGCTCAGGGCGTGGTAGTAGGTCTGCTGGTAGGCGCTGTGTGTTTCCGGGTCGAGCACCACGTCATAGGGCGCGTTATCGAGCGCGCCGAACCGGACGATGGTGTCGATGGAGAACTCCCGCCGGGCGATCTTGGCGAGCAGAAACGCCCGCCGTGGTCTGGACCAGGTTCGTCCCGAGGTGCGGGGCGCCGTTGATCTGGGTGCCGACCACGAACTCGATCCGCGCCGGCCGCGCGGCCAGCACTTCGGGGCGCAGGATGTCGATCGAGCGCAGCAGTGCGTTGGCCAGCACGCTGTTCGGCGAGAGCAGCAGCCCGGATGTTTCTGGTTTTCCGTTGCGGGACAATGCGGTTCACGCTCCTCGGCTGGGTTTGGGCAGGCGCAGGTTGGAGCAGATGAAGTCCAGCCGGGCGGCTGCGGCGTCGGGGGCGACGAACACCGGTTCGTAGCCGGCGTCGTAGTAGCCCTGCACGATCAGTTCGTGCACTCGGCGGATCTCGCGGTCCTTGGCCCAGACGATGTCGTCAGGGTCCTCGAAGGTGTCCAG
This Amycolatopsis sulphurea DNA region includes the following protein-coding sequences:
- a CDS encoding DUF5134 domain-containing protein, giving the protein MITDSGLRWILTLVFAMAAAFCLYRCVRRAQFTGSVSEVLHTLMCAGMVSMAWPATMSFARLPQIILFAAAAVWFAVTARGHGWFAWTHHTLMMAGMAWMVFAMPSAMAGMTMTMTGGEHAAMGHAGMDHAGMTMNRPTHVVIVAVVLTVFFVVAGLVWLSRAIDAARGERRPGQRTTGLAMEGVMSLGMGVMTLAMI
- a CDS encoding sigma-70 family RNA polymerase sigma factor — its product is MSIGRGSDDERITALALAGGRGDRAALERWVRETQADVWRFLAHRTSPAEADDLTQETYLRAFGSLPRFAARSSSRTWLLSIARRVVVDRIRARSARPRESATADWQHAAEEQSARSRAAGFEDLIELGLLLAGLDDDRREALVLTQFLGLSYAEAAEVSGCPVGTVRSRVSRAREDLLRAQEETDSAM
- a CDS encoding ASCH domain-containing protein — protein: MLDPETHSAYQQTYYHALSKDGVGELIERYYRAFFDSLSEATDTDYAVETYADQQAGPGFRAEFLRTLEHLEDIRWWMAPSHGVVHIRIPCPDCGWAEKRADRTKLAHLDEDGATSTAACFDHGPYEAHIDPEDDQPYLDLATLYRNLVKERALGRDERTLHVMMKGGDWTFGCQLVDGALGALDTPPARMPSRIFTPQVLAPTGAKLSKSLLREHGKDVLPADVEPWMLDTTAWPADVDNYVDALVWLVGELLTDPKHFFRSFTVKELGRLMTARPTEPLVRAHEMGIYKRYFDLIAAGRKTTEIRVNDSSRKKIKEGSLIRFRCQGDEILTRVTRIARYATFDDMFAHETVASVNPLATREDQLANIRQIYPPEREALGVVAIGIELLGPPRTS
- a CDS encoding PepSY-associated TM helix domain-containing protein, whose translation is MSLPTSEPAASNLTPDPEPPRANWAAIRPLLLRLHFYAGVFVGPFLLIAAVTGLAYIWTPQVEQAVYARELHVPAAASAIPLDRQIAIARAEVPDGKLARVRPAPSATDTTQVVFDRPALEPSYHYTVFVDPHTGEVRGALETYGSGQALPIRGWIDTLHRNLQLGDFGRLYSELAASWLWVVVLAGLALWFGRRRSVRRARGRRRLLSWHGTAGLWTAAALLFLSATGLTWSLHAGANITDLRSAWDWTTPSVTASAPATPGDVGWQSVREATVRAGLADPVQITPPAKPGDNYVVAQVGRSWPEKQDSMTVDPGTGQVAGTLRFADYPLAAKLSRWGIDAHMGLLFGVANQIVLTVVGVALICLVVWGYRMWWLRRPVRDAAGLPRPPARGAWRRIPGRVLAPVLLGMAVLGWFLPVFGVSLLAFLAVDVLLGLRREVTR
- a CDS encoding zf-HC2 domain-containing protein, which codes for MENVSCEIFREALSARLDGEAGPVPEDEVDAHLETCAACRSWYERSASLRRSMLVRAAPAVPDLTARIMAETPPPPREKWGLRVALALVGLVQCGLAFAQLLGMDTGMHDAHGGVMEGHLLNESAAWNLAVGVGLLWAALRTRAASGLLPMITGFVVVLGVLTTGDLIGDRVTAARVLSHTFLVLGLMLLFAVHRQHRAQHQPGPDLTDAVDTGEETSVQQRGALGLVRPQGKRGRTAQRPTGRRRAA